A window of Cryptomeria japonica chromosome 3, Sugi_1.0, whole genome shotgun sequence contains these coding sequences:
- the LOC131874234 gene encoding uncharacterized protein LOC131874234: MFKIYKKLEIIKREVKAWGLSSFGDIFKRKKEVETNLDHLQRTIAEGNSSMDTHTEEEGWIHKWKEIMNLEEIYRKQRSRIQWLTEGDRNISFFHRSALKHKRRNTIHSILNNRNEEVVGNNEIGQWASLHFANAYSNDRVREPIEISDKLLSLIPQVLDEADNELLIRRVSEEEVQEAVFTMASFKAPGPDGFPPAFL, translated from the coding sequence ATGTTCAAAATTTATAAAAAGTTGGAAATTATCAAAAGGGAGGTGAAAGCCTGGGGTCTTTCttcctttggggatatcttcaagagaaaaAAGGAGGTTGAAACCAATTTGGACCACCTCCAGAGGACCATTGCAGAGGGGAATTCCTCTATGGACACACATACAGAGGAGGAGGGATGGATACACAAATGGAAAGAAATTATGAATCTAGAAGAAATTTACCGGAAGCAAAGATCCAGGATCCAATGGTTAACTGAGGGGGACAGGAACATCTCCTTCTTTCATAGATCAGCCTTAAAGCATAAAAGGAGGAACACTATCCATTCCATTCTCAATAATAGAAATGAGGAAGTGGTGGGAAATAATGAAATTGGTCAATGGGCTTCCCTTCACTTTGCTAATGCCTACTCGAATGATAGGGTCAGGGAACCTATTGAGATTAGTGATAAACTCCTCAGTCTCATCCCTCAAGTCCTGGATGAGGCTGATAATGAGTTGCTGATAAGACGTGTGTCtgaagaagaagttcaagaagctGTTTTTACTATGGCTTCCTTCAAGGCCCCTGGTCCTGATGGCTTCCCCCCTGCTTTTTTGTAG